A single window of Prionailurus viverrinus isolate Anna chromosome F1, UM_Priviv_1.0, whole genome shotgun sequence DNA harbors:
- the G0S2 gene encoding G0/G1 switch protein 2, with protein METVQELIPLAREMMAQKPNRKLVKLYVLGSVLAFFGVVIGLVETVCSPFTAASRLRDREAAVAELQAARERKVLETQAPLEKGKQQEAVLCSRALSNRLHAS; from the coding sequence ATGGAAACCGTGCAGGAGCTGATCCCGCTGGCCAGGGAAATGATGGCCCAGAAGCCCAATCGGAAGCTGGTGAAGCTGTACGTGCTGGGCAGCGTGCTGGCCTTCTTCGGCGTGGTGATCGGCCTGGTGGAGACTGTGTGCAGCCCCTTCACCGCCGCCAGCCGCCTGCGGGACAGGGAGGCAGCGGTGGCCGAGCTGCAGGCCGCCCGGGAACGGAAGGTCCTGGAGACCCAGGCCCCGCTAGAGAAAGGCAAGCAGCAGGAGGCCGTCCTCTGCAGCCGGGCGCTCTCCAACCGGCTGCACGCCTCCTAG